A part of Vanessa tameamea isolate UH-Manoa-2023 chromosome 20, ilVanTame1 primary haplotype, whole genome shotgun sequence genomic DNA contains:
- the LOC113401718 gene encoding trypsin, alkaline C-like, producing MTSFWFFIVFLCVGSITASPDRIVGGQPTNVEMYPSIVQVEFLSQLTSIWSHNCGASILTSRFVLSAAQCFTGWNSDAPFRRIRAGATYRHFGGLVVYVDEALNHPSYGSSGIGGDISVVRLKTALFYSPTIQQATIVTHGSTVPDNHAVVFAGWGRIFSGGPHSHVLRDVTVYTINNDLCAQLYGQLSVPLNITQDMICAGVLNVGGRDACHDDSGGPVYFGDIVVGVISFGYDCANGSWPSISSAVGSYTDWIVETAVLT from the exons ATGACGTCGTTTTGGTTTTTTATTGTCTTTCTTTGTGTAG GATCCATAACAGCATCTCCTGATCGCATTGTGGGTGGTCAACCCACGAATGTTGAAATGTATCCTTCTATAGTGCAAGTAGAATTCCTGAGCCAACTTACAAGCATATGGTCGCATAATTGCGGTGCCAGTATCCTAACCTCAAGATTCGTTTTGTCTGCGGCGCAATGTTTTACTGGATG GAACTCAGATGCGCCATTCCGCCGTATAAGAGCCGGTGCCACTTACCGTCACTTTGGAGGTTTGGTTGTATACGTTGACGAGGCTTTGAACCATCCCAGCTACGGGTCCAGCGGTATAGGTGGTGACATCAGCGTGGTGAGACTTAAGACTGCGCTGTTCTACTCCCCCACTATCCAGCAAGCTACCATCGTAACGCATGGTTCAACTGTGCCCGACAATCATGCAGTTGTATTTGCTGGATGGGGACGGATTTTC TCAGGTGGTCCTCATTCGCATGTACTCCGTGACGTCACAGTATATACCATAAACAACGACCTATGTGCGCAGCTATACGGGCAGCTGTCAGTGCCGCTTAACATTACACAGGATATGATATGTGCTGGTGTATTGAACGTTGGTGGTCGAGATGCCTGCCACGATGACTCCGGTGGACCGGTGTACTTTGGGGACATTGTTGTCGGTGTGATATCGTTTGGTTACGACTGCGCCAATGGCAGCTGGCCGAGCATCAGCAGCGCTGTTGGATCATACACTGATTGGATTGTTGAAACTGCAGTTTTGacttaa